One Mycobacterium sp. SMC-4 DNA window includes the following coding sequences:
- the moaA gene encoding GTP 3',8-cyclase MoaA: MTVVSLGVPSVHRPVGPAPVDGPLVDTYGRVATDLRVSLTDLCNLRCTYCMPADGLDWLPADQKLHADELVRLLRIAVTRLGITSIRFTGGEPLVVPHLEDLVAATASLRPRPEITLTTNGVGLAKRAGPLKQAGLNRINVSLDTVDAARFAAITRRDRLTDVVAGLRAAKGAGLDPVKVNAVLDPTSGLDDAVSLLRFCLDHGYQLRIIEQMPLDAGHSWQRDRVLTAEAILNALRRHFALQPDSAPRGSAPAQLWQVLDGTTVLGKVGIIASVSQAFCATCDRSRLTADGQVRNCLFARDETDLRALLRSGADDAALEAAWREAMWTKAAGHGINDPDFVQPARPMSSIGG; the protein is encoded by the coding sequence GTGACCGTCGTATCGCTGGGAGTGCCGTCGGTCCACCGACCTGTGGGCCCCGCACCCGTTGACGGCCCACTGGTCGACACCTACGGCCGCGTGGCCACCGACCTGCGCGTGTCGCTGACCGACCTGTGCAACCTGCGGTGCACCTACTGCATGCCCGCCGACGGCCTGGACTGGCTGCCGGCCGACCAGAAGCTGCACGCCGACGAACTGGTTCGTCTGCTGCGCATCGCGGTCACCCGCTTGGGCATCACCAGCATCAGGTTCACCGGCGGCGAGCCGCTGGTGGTGCCACACCTGGAGGACCTGGTGGCCGCGACCGCCTCGTTGCGTCCGCGCCCGGAGATCACGCTGACCACCAACGGAGTCGGGCTGGCCAAGCGGGCCGGCCCGCTCAAGCAAGCGGGTCTGAACCGTATCAACGTGTCGTTGGACACCGTCGATGCGGCGCGGTTCGCGGCCATCACACGCCGGGACCGGCTGACTGACGTGGTGGCAGGGCTGCGAGCGGCCAAGGGCGCCGGTCTGGACCCGGTCAAAGTCAACGCCGTCCTCGACCCGACCTCCGGGCTCGACGACGCGGTGTCCCTGTTGCGTTTCTGTCTGGACCACGGGTATCAGCTGCGCATCATCGAGCAGATGCCCCTCGATGCCGGCCATTCGTGGCAGCGCGACCGGGTCCTGACCGCCGAGGCGATTCTGAACGCTTTGCGCCGGCACTTCGCGCTGCAACCGGACTCTGCTCCGCGTGGTTCGGCGCCCGCCCAGTTGTGGCAGGTCCTCGATGGAACGACGGTCCTGGGCAAGGTCGGGATCATCGCTTCGGTGTCTCAGGCTTTCTGCGCGACCTGTGACCGCAGCCGGCTCACCGCCGACGGGCAGGTGCGCAATTGTCTGTTCGCGCGGGACGAGACCGACCTGCGTGCGCTGCTGCGCTCGGGGGCCGACGACGCGGCCCTGGAGGCCGCCTGGCGCGAAGCCATGTGGACCAAGGCCGCTGGGCACGGAATCAACGACCCGGACTTCGTTCAGCCGGCCCGGCCGATGAGCTCGATCGGCGGATGA
- a CDS encoding MoaD/ThiS family protein, which translates to MRVRSDVSVRVTVRYFAAARAAAGAEAERIELPPGSTVADLVSLLSDRDHQLATVLRRCSYLCDGLAVRDTSTELGAGQTVDVLPPFAGG; encoded by the coding sequence ATGAGAGTGCGATCAGATGTCTCGGTGCGGGTCACGGTGCGCTATTTCGCGGCGGCCCGCGCAGCGGCCGGCGCCGAGGCCGAGCGTATCGAGTTGCCTCCCGGGTCGACCGTCGCCGATTTGGTGAGCCTGCTGTCCGACCGCGATCACCAGTTGGCCACGGTGTTGCGGCGCTGCTCGTATCTTTGCGATGGATTGGCGGTCCGGGACACCTCGACCGAACTCGGCGCAGGCCAGACCGTCGACGTGCTTCCACCGTTTGCCGGGGGTTGA
- a CDS encoding molybdenum cofactor biosynthesis protein B, which produces MTRSGAVIIASTRASAGIYQDRCGPVIVDWLNERGIVTGPPVVVADGDAVAHALRGALDATPNVIVTSGGTGISPTDATPEVTAALLDYQIPGVADAIRRSGLPQVPTSVLSRGVCGVAGRTLIVNLPGSLGGVRDGLSVLADVLDHALDQLHGKDHSQ; this is translated from the coding sequence GTGACGCGGTCCGGAGCGGTGATCATCGCCTCCACTCGGGCCTCGGCGGGGATCTATCAGGACCGATGTGGACCGGTGATCGTCGACTGGCTCAACGAGCGCGGCATCGTGACCGGACCACCGGTGGTTGTCGCCGACGGTGACGCCGTCGCCCACGCCCTGCGCGGCGCGCTGGATGCCACCCCCAACGTCATCGTGACATCAGGTGGGACCGGTATCTCGCCCACCGACGCCACCCCGGAAGTCACCGCCGCGCTGCTCGACTACCAGATCCCCGGCGTCGCGGACGCGATCCGGCGCTCCGGTCTGCCGCAGGTGCCGACGTCTGTGCTGTCGCGCGGTGTCTGCGGGGTGGCCGGCCGCACTCTGATCGTGAACCTTCCCGGTTCCCTCGGCGGCGTCCGCGACGGGCTGTCGGTGTTGGCCGACGTGCTCGACCACGCTCTCGACCAGCTCCACGGTAAGGACCACAGCCAATGA
- the moaC gene encoding cyclic pyranopterin monophosphate synthase MoaC, with protein sequence MVDVTAKDATKRVAVAAGVLRTRPDVVDLITANGLPKGDALATARIAGILAAKRTSDLVPLCHPLAITGVDVDFVVGVHDDPGAVGITASVRTTDRTGVEMEALTAVSVAALTLYDMIKAVDRAARIDEIQVVRKEGGKTGTWVRDA encoded by the coding sequence ATGGTCGACGTCACCGCCAAAGACGCCACCAAGCGCGTCGCGGTGGCTGCGGGCGTGTTGCGCACCCGTCCCGACGTCGTGGATCTGATCACCGCCAACGGCCTGCCCAAGGGCGATGCGCTGGCCACCGCGCGGATCGCCGGGATCCTGGCCGCCAAACGGACCAGTGACTTGGTGCCGCTGTGTCACCCGCTGGCGATCACCGGCGTCGATGTCGACTTCGTCGTGGGGGTGCACGACGATCCAGGTGCGGTGGGCATCACCGCGTCGGTACGCACGACCGACCGCACCGGCGTGGAGATGGAGGCGCTGACCGCGGTGAGCGTAGCGGCGCTGACGCTCTACGACATGATCAAGGCTGTCGACCGCGCGGCCCGGATCGACGAGATCCAGGTGGTGCGCAAAGAGGGCGGCAAGACCGGCACCTGGGTCAGGGACGCGTGA
- a CDS encoding cold-shock protein, which produces MPTGRVKWYDAEKGFGFLSQEDGEDVYVRSSALPAGVEGLKAGQRVEFGVAAGRRGPQALSVKLIDPPPSLSRTRREAAAAEKKKHTPDELHGMVEDMITLLESAVQPELRKGRYPDRKVARRVSEVVRAVASELDS; this is translated from the coding sequence GTGCCGACCGGCCGGGTGAAGTGGTACGACGCGGAGAAGGGCTTCGGGTTCCTCTCGCAGGAAGACGGCGAGGACGTCTACGTGCGTTCTTCGGCGTTGCCCGCCGGTGTCGAGGGACTCAAGGCCGGGCAGCGTGTCGAATTCGGTGTGGCCGCCGGGCGGCGTGGTCCGCAGGCGCTCAGCGTCAAGCTGATCGATCCACCCCCGAGCCTGAGCCGGACCCGCCGCGAAGCCGCGGCCGCGGAGAAGAAGAAGCACACTCCCGACGAGTTGCACGGCATGGTCGAGGACATGATCACGCTGCTGGAGAGTGCTGTGCAACCGGAGCTGCGCAAGGGGCGCTACCCAGATCGCAAGGTGGCCCGCCGGGTGTCGGAGGTTGTCCGAGCCGTGGCGAGCGAACTGGACAGCTGA
- a CDS encoding YccF domain-containing protein codes for MRLILNVIWLIFGGLWLALGYLLAALICFVLIITIPFGFASLRIALYALWPFGRTIVDKPGTRPGALIGNIIWIIVAGIWLTIGHIVSAVAMAITIIGIPLALANLKMIPVSLMPLGKEIVPVGTVNPADDRYFGAAR; via the coding sequence ATGCGCCTGATACTCAACGTGATCTGGTTGATCTTCGGTGGACTGTGGCTGGCTTTGGGCTACCTGCTCGCCGCCCTCATCTGCTTCGTCCTGATCATCACGATCCCGTTCGGGTTCGCGTCGCTGCGCATCGCGCTCTACGCTCTGTGGCCGTTCGGCCGGACCATCGTCGACAAACCAGGCACCCGCCCCGGTGCTTTGATCGGCAACATCATCTGGATCATCGTTGCCGGAATCTGGCTGACGATCGGGCACATCGTCAGCGCGGTGGCCATGGCCATCACCATCATCGGAATCCCGCTTGCCCTGGCCAACCTGAAGATGATCCCGGTCTCGCTGATGCCGCTGGGCAAGGAGATCGTCCCCGTGGGCACTGTGAATCCGGCCGACGACCGGTACTTCGGAGCCGCCCGGTGA
- a CDS encoding molybdenum cofactor biosynthesis protein MoaE codes for MTTVLRAVLTERPIATTEHEALVAHDAAGAVVTFAGVVRDHDGGRPVTRLEYSAHPSAEQTLAQVAAEVAAESDGVRAIAVSHRVGELHIGDAALVAAVAADHRGAAFVTCARLVDAVKERLPVWKHQFFADGTDEWVNSA; via the coding sequence ATGACCACCGTCTTGCGCGCGGTACTGACCGAGCGGCCGATCGCCACCACAGAGCACGAGGCCCTGGTCGCTCACGATGCGGCCGGCGCGGTGGTGACGTTCGCCGGGGTGGTGCGAGACCACGACGGCGGACGCCCGGTCACCCGGCTCGAGTATTCGGCCCACCCATCGGCCGAGCAGACGCTGGCGCAGGTCGCCGCTGAGGTGGCTGCCGAATCTGACGGGGTGCGCGCGATCGCCGTCAGTCACCGGGTCGGAGAGCTGCACATCGGCGACGCCGCCCTGGTGGCAGCGGTCGCCGCGGATCATCGCGGCGCCGCGTTCGTCACCTGCGCCCGGCTGGTCGACGCGGTCAAAGAACGGCTGCCGGTGTGGAAGCACCAGTTCTTCGCCGACGGGACCGACGAGTGGGTCAACTCCGCCTGA
- a CDS encoding transglycosylase family protein, which produces MSGRHRKPAPSAVNVAKIAFTGAVITGGGLALSGTAGAATDAEWDQVARCESGGNWAINTGNGYHGGLQFAPGTWSGHGGGEFAPAAHMATKEEQIAVAERVLATQGKGAWPSCGGPLSAATPRNVVAEEPAPIHPLGLDGVVLPASHTDPFAPPPPPPAPEMAPPPAAPLDAPLPPPPAPDMAPAPIDPFAPPPAAPLDAPLPPPPAPDMAPAPIDPFAPPPAAPLDAPLPPVEPDVVTIADWDTQSPAPADQPQLWSVQAGQVGNVPLQPAPANPALPPLPPAPAPAPAVAAPAPTDPLAPLSAVEVPAAAYDLANQAVTGNVTLPEGVPHLASPDNLPPGTTIDRAQVPGDSANVTYLREIWHAIQTQEISGRDALLALTQRPLTTPDPGGLPPNPPAPVVPPAGAPAPVLPAPVLPPA; this is translated from the coding sequence ATGAGTGGACGGCATCGCAAGCCCGCCCCTTCTGCTGTCAACGTCGCCAAGATCGCCTTCACCGGCGCTGTGATCACCGGTGGCGGCCTGGCCCTGTCCGGGACGGCCGGCGCGGCCACCGACGCCGAGTGGGATCAGGTTGCCCGCTGCGAATCTGGCGGCAACTGGGCGATCAACACCGGCAACGGCTACCACGGCGGACTTCAGTTCGCGCCCGGCACCTGGTCCGGCCACGGCGGCGGCGAGTTCGCCCCGGCCGCGCACATGGCCACCAAGGAAGAGCAGATCGCCGTCGCTGAGCGCGTGTTGGCTACCCAGGGCAAGGGAGCCTGGCCGTCATGTGGCGGGCCGCTGTCCGCGGCGACTCCGCGCAACGTGGTGGCCGAAGAGCCGGCCCCGATCCACCCGCTGGGCCTCGACGGCGTGGTGCTGCCCGCGTCGCATACCGATCCGTTCGCACCGCCTCCCCCGCCGCCTGCACCAGAGATGGCACCACCGCCGGCCGCGCCGCTGGACGCGCCACTGCCCCCACCACCGGCCCCCGACATGGCACCGGCACCGATCGACCCCTTCGCACCACCGCCGGCCGCCCCCCTCGACGCGCCACTGCCCCCACCACCGGCCCCCGACATGGCACCGGCACCGATCGACCCCTTCGCACCACCGCCGGCCGCCCCCCTCGACGCGCCACTGCCGCCCGTCGAACCGGATGTCGTGACGATCGCCGACTGGGACACCCAGAGCCCGGCACCGGCCGATCAGCCGCAGCTGTGGTCGGTGCAGGCCGGCCAGGTCGGCAACGTGCCGCTGCAGCCCGCGCCGGCCAACCCGGCACTGCCGCCGCTTCCACCGGCCCCCGCGCCCGCCCCCGCCGTCGCAGCCCCCGCGCCGACCGACCCGTTGGCCCCGCTGTCCGCCGTCGAGGTGCCCGCTGCCGCGTATGACCTCGCCAACCAGGCCGTCACCGGCAACGTGACACTGCCCGAGGGCGTTCCGCACCTGGCCAGCCCCGACAACCTTCCCCCGGGCACCACGATCGACCGGGCGCAGGTGCCGGGCGACAGCGCCAATGTCACCTACCTGCGGGAGATTTGGCACGCAATCCAGACCCAGGAGATTTCGGGGAGGGACGCCCTGCTGGCGCTCACGCAGCGACCGCTGACGACGCCGGATCCGGGTGGGCTGCCGCCGAACCCGCCGGCACCGGTGGTTCCGCCGGCAGGTGCTCCGGCACCGGTGCTGCCGGCGCCGGTTCTGCCGCCTGCCTGA